The sequence below is a genomic window from Daphnia pulicaria isolate SC F1-1A chromosome 6, SC_F0-13Bv2, whole genome shotgun sequence.
ACCAACAATCAATTAGTGACGACCAGTACTTCATAGACGAACGATCGACTATCTGGGGAAAAGGTATGTAAATTGTAAAATGCCATGCAAAACTATAATTGGCTCGATAATTGGTATAGCACCGCAGTCGACCCAAAAGCTGAGATTGcataactttttctctttgcacCATTCGTTAAAACATTATTTGTTACAGAGAAAGCCGACGGGTCCATCCCAGTGCTGCCCAGAGGTTATCACCAGTTTCCCTTTCACTTTTTATTGCCGGAGAGCTGTCTGCCTTGCTCGTTCGAGAGCAAGATAGGAACGGTTCGATACTACATCAAGGTAAGCTTCGTAATAGACGGCCAACAGACCGATATATAAACTTGTACATGCAAGCTGCTGCTAATTTAGAATTCTTCGTGCTTCTTGTCGTGCTATCAGCAATATAAACCCAAACAGCAGTAGTGGGTGAGCGAGTTTCTTCTTGCTCCGCAGGATCGGTGACGAGAAAAAAACCCAGAATGCACTGGAATAGCGAATGAAAGAGATACGACGGTGAAGATGAGAATGGGTGGAGACGGGAATGGAAAGAGGAGGAGCTTAAAAGCTATCTTATTGATTGTGAGCTCTTGTTGGATTTTGATGTTGCATCTGCCAGTGTGCCAGCTTAATCTTTAGTCGCAACTTCTATACTGGAGCTCCCGTGAGTGCCGGAAGCTCTCTATATAGTGGAAGGGAGATGTAAGGCATATAGGGGATTTGTCGTTGGTTATGGGATTTTTTTGGCACACTGGCAGTCTTTGACTTGCCTTTTTCAACTTATTTGACTTCAAACTTTCACTGGAAAGAATCAactactgaaaaaaaaaaattgaacatctGAAGGGAATGGgaccaaatattttaaaatcaagttTCCTTTCAAGTAGCTTATATAGATCGCTATTGAAACCTTGGATTGCATATAGCTTTCGGataattttttacaattttcttaTCGTCTAACTTTTGGCTTGCCTTTTGCTAGGCGACGGTTGATATACCGTACGCGTCCCCTCCACAAGGTATGAAGTACTTCACCATCATCGGACCTCACATCGACTGTATGGAGGAGCAATACCTGGTGTGTTGAAAAATGACAAATTGCTTAAGTAACATTGAAACAGCCTTAAATTGAACTGAAACAATTGAATCGACAGAAACCGCTCAGTCGACGGAGAAAGCGGATTTCTTGCTGCCTCTGCTGTAAGAAGGGTCCTCTATCCCTGAGCGTTCAACTCGACAGGTCTGCTTACGTCAGCGGCGAAAGCTTGCGTTTGAAGGCTGACATCCACAACCGCAGCGCTGAAGAAGTGCGGCTTCGACTACGTCTCGTCCAGGTCAGTGCCCGATTCTTCATCTATTCCAATATTAATTGACAGTGAATAACTTCTTGATCGACCGACGAAACGGTGCGTTGCTCGGCAGCGTGATCATATTACACAAATTAAAAGCCATTCAGAGGTGGGCCATTTGGGCGAGGCAACTTGAGGATTCCATTCAATGAATATATAAGGCAATTACGAAACGTGATTCTAAGGTCGGCGGCGAATTAGCAATCGCTCCACCGATCCACCATGCAATAGCTAATCAAATCAAGAAGACTGTAACAGCATTGGACTTCTATTATTCATTTACTTGTATTTCTTTGAAGTATGTGGAGTACACTATTCACCGAGTAGTTCTCGGCGCCACCAAGGAGCTGCAACATGTTGTGCTAGAATATCGAGGCGATCCAGTCCAGCCGGGGAGGCGTTCCAAATTCGATTCATCTCAGTCACTGGTGctgccagccttaccgacgaCGCTAGTTGGCGTCTGTCGGATGATTAACGTCTATTACGCCCTTCACGTGAGTCAATTTGAAGTGCGCCTTGCCGCCGATTGATCTCGACCAGcaatcaaatgtatttttggaaacacacacacaggtcaGTTTGCTGTTGGAGTCGGAGGCAGAGGACTTGACAATGGAGTTCCCCGTAACAATAGCCACCGTTCCGTTCCGGATTCCCAATTCACCCAACCAGCCAGTGGTTTACTACGGTACGCTTCATTTCAATTATTCGGCAGATGCTGGTTGGAATGACGTCCAAGGCGCTCTAAAGCCCACCCATCCATTTGTTTTGATTATGCCCATGTTTCTCTTCTATTATTTGTGCTATGCGGACAGAGCCGGCGTGTGAGCATGTGGAAGGAGGTCGATATGTCGGGCCGGAGTTCCAGCTTGGCCAAGTTTACGACGGTGGGCCCAACACTTGTGACGCGGACGTCGTTCTCTATCGTCCCGTCTATGTCTGCGTCAGCTCGTTGCGAAGTCACCTGAAAACTGGCAACAATTTCGCGGCCAATTGTGCTAAACTGACGCAACAGAACAGCAAGGATCGAAGCACCCTATTGGCTGCCACCGCGACTAATGTTATCGCTTCGAATTCACCCGTCACCAAGGCGGCCGTCTCCGCTACAGCCAATGCCGGGAGCTCGTCAAGCGGTGCACAGCAGTCGACTACGTCTCAAGACTCCTGACATGTTGCGTCGTGAACGATTTCCACGACAACTATAATCACCGGTTCTTAATGGCCGGACTCTGTCCAACAGTGTCCCAACACGGATCAGCAGACGATTTaattcgtttatttttattcttggcAAACTTGGTGCTCTTGTCGACCATGCACAAAGACGAACGCACATGGAATTCATAAGAGACGTTTTGCTGATGATGGTtgactttttttatattttattttacatgcCACTGCATTGAAATACTTCCCCCAGTCGACTGAGAAATGCCacgcaaatttttcaaaaaaaccagTCGAATCGACAAATATACataccaaataaaacaaaaacaaataatcccGGATGCTGGCTCCGAGTTGTTTTGTTCCGATTCCCCCGTTTTTTCAACGCCAAATGTGTGAATTTTTAGTCGATGAGAGCAttgatatttccttttttttacacataGCACGCGTcgtgttgtttgttttacttGTGGTAACAGTTATTATTTTAGACAGCCTTGCTTCGTGTGGGAGCGGTAAGTAACTGAGTACGGTACAGATGGCAGTATTAATACTACTCATCCGCAAAGATCCAGCGGAAAGGATGTCGGAAACCTGGGCCGGCCCTCGTTCCACAAATCAGATAATCGGATCTCACTGAATCCTAGCGATTCCCagtgaactaaaaaaaaaaaatgtccaacgGTCTCGCACTCGGTCGACAACAAACCCAACCAAAATCTCCTATTTTTTCATGGTTTTTGGAGCGCATATTTATGATGAAACATTGTTTGTGAATGTATAACGCAGTTCGGCCTTCTTATTTGGCCGCGATTTGAAACGTTCTTTGTCTTAGATATTACCCGTGTTTGTTGGTTCTTTCAAGGCcagactctttttctttctaatctctttttttactttcatctTTTCACAATTCGAATGTTGCACATACTTTGGTTTTCTGATGAGTTAACcggttattttttctccctttgccCCTTTGaacatctcctttttttttaaatgctccCCCATTTTTGCATTCGAGTCGTGAATACAATCGGACGATTTCAATATTTAAGTGATGACGGAATgttattttggaatttttatttgctaTGTCGGAAACGCAACGAACCACATATTCTCTCGACATCGTAATTTGCTTGAACAAAATTGCAAAGGTAAAACTATAATTAGCTTCGCGATGAGCTAAATAGTGTTTGGTTTTATTTAGCTTGTATATATTATACTGTAGCTATATAGAAATATTGGTATAACACGCTGTAGAAACCACCAATGCACAAACGCTTGTTTTTGACAGTTTGAGTGCTGGTTAATTCATTCAATAATCTATAGCGTATAGTTTTGCTCCACACATTTGGGCAGATTTTTTGTATTATCTTTTCGTCCACCTCGTATAGCATACCGCAATTGATCTCTTCTTTTTGCATTCGACATTTGCATTTACCTGATTTATTGGTCGACCGCTATTTCGACAGAGCTAATAAGAGACGCTCTAATTTATAATTGCGGCCGACTCAACTTATTCCTCGTCAACCGACAAGGTTGACGTCCTGCATCTCGTGTAAGTAAGGGAGAATAACGCCAGAATGTCCGTATACCATTCGGAGTTAATTTGCCGTAGAACACCTGTGTCCAACACCACCCCCGAAAAATCTAAACTATGAAGTGTTTATGATTCCATTCAGTCCACTTCCTTACCTGTTTCCCAACCCTCAAAGAAATCGGATATCCGACACATGCATATCAGGCTGATtgcaatggatgaaaaaaaaaaaacctttgtggcaaaaacaaaaaagtgaatGGCCTGACGCTGAtagaattgttgttgttgttgaatgtatcaaaaaggaagaaaagtgttgttttttttaggggggaggggggttaGTTGGACTACAAGACACGGTGAGTGACAGTATAGAGACACCACACTGTTAATAACAGCATTACACGAGTAAAAAGAAGTGCCGGGGAAACAGTATGAGAACACTGGTAACCAAGAGCTCAAAGTTTTATTTGTACAAGGAGAAATATACGAAGataagatatttaaaaattggatagaaaaagagtgagagagaaaagagagagacaaagGGTCGACGGGGAAATgaaggaaatcaaaagaagacCACTCGGAACTCAAACCtcataatcaaaagaaatcacGCTCCTCTCTTCTATCCATTAGACTTGCGAATTACGCGTGGCTGCATAATCGATACAAGGGCTATAGAGGGCATCATGTTTTTGGTTGTCAAACAATCATCATCAGCGGGAAATGGAAgggaaccttttttttaagtttcaagaaaaaatgaaaaataataataattccgggAATATATAAGTTCAGCTGCGGAGAgtcatattttgtttgttgttgtcgaatgaacctaaaatcaaatcaaagaaaactaGCCAGAAAAGATGGAAAGAATGACAGCCATAGAAATAGGAGGAAAAAAGATAATGGACACGTCCAActtaaaagtaaaagtaaaatcaaATGACGGGAAAACAAGTGTGAAGGATGCGAAGAGACACAGACTCGTATTTCATccccatttccttttttttctccgccaGGGACAAATGtcatcaccccccccccccctttactAAAATTATGACATAATGCACTGGCACATTTACACCTTTAATGGAAAGATTGGAGTCGTGGAATCAAGAATAACTTCCGGTTTTTTCTCTAATAGAGAgatttaagtatttttttttcttttccaggaGGAGGGGATCAGAGGGGATGGGGGGGGGTCAGTCGTTAAAATTGGGAAGGAAtcgagaagaaaacaaacaaccgtTGGCTACCACAAgctacagagagagagaaagtttaGAGATGGATAgttagatagatagatagagagagaaaaaagacaagagaggACGACGTGACTTAGAAAAAACAGTcttccttttgtgtgtgtgtgtgtcatgaAAAACGATGAACCCTTTGGAGCGCAACTATATAAAGATAATAACCATAAGATAAAACGCTACGTCAACAACACTTGTAAAAATTTCTTCGCTTATAAcaaacaattcttttttttcttgacttcttgtaatgaaaaagaaggggtggaaaaaacaacacactcttctcttttttttttttagttttttaaaatccatAATCATATAGTTAATCAGTAACACTTTCAGAAGTGGTGTGGGATGAAAGGAGGGAGGAGCAGAAACACATTTTTGCTTCGCAAATATTCTTTCCACCAACAATAAAAGTATGTAACgagaagtttgaaaaaaaaaattgttttgaaaagaaatacttGGCTATTCAACAGCAATTACAATGCATAACTTTTTTATGGATTCTTCGCCAACGGTGAAAaccacgaaataaaaataaaataaaacaaaataataataaaaaaaacagcaggAGAGAAGAACAGGGA
It includes:
- the LOC124341892 gene encoding arrestin domain-containing protein 2-like, which codes for MDYIREFDIRLEKEMYYAGETVYGVVILDTSENFKLRAVRVVLRGRAHLEWKVVVSGDQQSISDDQYFIDERSTIWGKEKADGSIPVLPRGYHQFPFHFLLPESCLPCSFESKIGTVRYYIKATVDIPYASPPQGMKYFTIIGPHIDCMEEQYLKPLSRRRKRISCCLCCKKGPLSLSVQLDRSAYVSGESLRLKADIHNRSAEEVRLRLRLVQYVEYTIHRVVLGATKELQHVVLEYRGDPVQPGRRSKFDSSQSLVLPALPTTLVGVCRMINVYYALHVSLLLESEAEDLTMEFPVTIATVPFRIPNSPNQPVVYYEPACEHVEGGRYVGPEFQLGQVYDGGPNTCDADVVLYRPVYVCVSSLRSHLKTGNNFAANCAKLTQQNSKDRSTLLAATATNVIASNSPVTKAAVSATANAGSSSSGAQQSTTSQDS